GAAATCTTCGCCTTCCTTGAAGATCTGCCTGCCGACTGACACCGTTTTCTTCGCGTAATCGATATGCAACGCGGACGCGCCGCAGATGCAGACTTTTCCCATCTGCCGGGCCACGAGCGCCGCGTGTGACGAAACCCCGCCTTTCGCAGTCAGAATTCCTTCCGCCGCGATCATCCCGCGCAAGTCTTCGGGGCTGGTCTCATTGCGAACCAGCAGCACCTTTTGGCCTTTCTCGGCGGCTGCGGCGGCGCGGTCGGCGTTCAGGTAAATTTTGCCGGAAGCGGCGCCCGGCCCCGCGGGCAATCCGGTTGCGATAGCTTCCGCTTTCTTGATCTCGGCCGCGTCAAAGATCGGCGCAAGGAGCTGGTCGAGCTGATCCGCCGGGTTGCGGAGAATGACCGTCTTCCAGTCGATGAGTTTCTCGCGGCACATGTCCATCGAAAACTTGAGGGCAGCGGCGGCCGTCCGTTTGCCGTTGCGGGTCTGGAGCATGAACAGCTTTCCATCCTGGATGGTGAACTCGACGTCCTGCACGTCGCGGAAATGTTTTTCGAGAATGGAACGCACCTTGAGCAGCTCGGCGTAACATTTGGGCATCGCCTTCTTCAGCTCTATCACCGGCTGCGGCGTCCGCACGCCGGCAACGACGTCTTCGCCTTGGGCGTTGATGAGGAACTCGCCGTAAAATTCGTTCGCGCCATTGGCCGGGTTGCGAGTGAACGCGACGCCGGACCCGGAGTTCGCGCCGGTGTTGCCATAGACCATCGCCTGCACGTTCACGGCCGTGCCCCATTCCTCGGGGATGTTGTATTTCCGTCGATAAACGATGGCGCGATCGTTCATCCATGAACCAAACACAGCGCCGGCCGCGCCTTTGAGCTGGTCCCAGGGATCGTTCGGAAAGGCCTGGCCGGTGCGATCTTTCACGAGCTTCTTGAACCGCTCGACCAGCGCCTGGTAATCGGCGGCCGTCAGTTTCGAATCGTCAATGTTATGCTGGCCGTAGCGCTCGTCCTTATAATGCTCGATCGCCGATTCAAACGGCTCGTGGTCTTCCCCCTCGCGCTTTTGCACGCCCATGACCACGTCGCCGTACATCTGGATAAAACGGCGGTAGCAATCCCAGGCGAAGCGCTCGTTGTTCGTCGCGCGGACGAGCGCCTTCACCGTCTGGTCGTTGAGGCCAAGGTTAAGGATCGTGTCCATCATTCCCGGCATGGAATCGCGCGCCCCCGACCGCACCGCGACCAGCAACGGCATATTCTCCGTGTCGCCGAACCGGACCCCCATGATCCGCTCCATGTTGGCGACCCCTTTCTCGATCTCGGCCTGGAGCGAGGCCGGATAAGTGCGTTTATGCGCGTAGAAGTAGGTGCAGACCTCGGTCGTGATGGTGAATCCCGGGGGGACCGGTAGCCCGATCCGGGTCATCTCGGCGAGGTTGGCGCCTTTGCCGCCGAGGAGCGGTTTCATGTTCCCGGCGCCATCGGCTTTGCCCGCGCCGAAAGCATAAACGTAGCGCGTTTTCTTTTGTTTTTTGGAAGGGGAACGTTTTGCTGAAGTCCGAGCTCTCGTTTTTTTCGTCATTGAGAATGATTCAGCTCGAGGAGAATGCGTCAAACGGACGCAAAGCTAATTTCCGGCGCCAAAGGTGTCAACGCGCGGCCCGGCGTTCCGGCAAAAGAAATCGGAGGACTTCGTTGCTACGGACCGGGGGCTTGACCGTTAATTCCCAGCACTTCGCCGATCGCCGCGGTGAAATCATTTACGCCCGTGCTCGGCACAATGATCGTGTTCCGGCGGCCGTGTGCTTCCTCGGTAATGCGAAGGAATTTTCCACGGTCGTTCTCACGGAATTCCACGTGAAAACGCTTCCGCTCGATTTGCAGTTCCTTGGCTTCGATCACGCTATCCATATCGAGAACGGCGCAGTCTAGGGTGATCGGCCTATCGAGTGGAAGCAAAATCTGCAGGTTTGTATCCCGGCGTCAGGATCCAGCGAAACAACGCGTATGGTTAGCGCCTGCGCGAGGAGCGGCTGCGGGTTTTGGCGGGGCGTTCCTCGGCGATGGCGAAATCGACCTGGCGTTTGAAGATGTCGACCCGGGCGACATAAACCTTCAACTGGTCGCCGACCGAAAATCTGCGGCGAGATTGCCGGCCGATGAGGCGCCGCTGGGCTGCCTCATAGACGTAAAAGTCGTCGGTGAGCGATGAGACGTGGATGAGTCCGGTAAGCAAAACGTCCGGCAGCTCGACGAGGAGCCCGAAGTTTTTGACTTCGAGAACGGTGGCCCGGAAGACCTGCGGGTCGCGGGCGTCGAGTTGACGCTGGAAGAATTCCAGCTTTTTCATCTTCACGCCGTCCATTTCCGCCTCGGCTGCGACGCGCTCGGTCTCGGAAATATGTTCGGCAATCGTCGCGACAGATCCCATGTCGAGTTGGGAGGGACGCCGCGCGCCGCCCTTGCCAGATGGGGCTTCAAGTCCGGCGAGTCCGCGATGGACCACGAGGTCCGCATAACGCCGGATCGGGCTGGTGAAATGGGCGTAGTTGTTTTTCGCCAACCCGTAATGGCCGAGCGGCTGAGGCGCGTAGCGGGCGCGCTTGAGGCTCTTCAGGAGGCCGATCTTGAGCGCCTGTTCCTCCGGTTTGCCGCGGAGGGAAGCGAGAAGCCGTTGCAGTTCGGTGCGTTTGCTCAGGTCGCCCACTTTGTAGCCGTAGCTCAGGATCAGCTCCCGATACTCGCCCAGCTTCTCCGGGTCCGGATTTTCGTGGACGCGGTAAATCGTGGGGACGAGCCGATTCTTAAGCTCGCGCGCGACGGCTTCATTGGCGGCCAGCATGAATTCCTCGATCAATTGATGCGACTCGTCGTTCTCAATCCGTTCGAGCTCGATCGGCTTGCCCTCGGGATCGAGGCGCACTTTCACCTCCGGGAAATCGAGATCGAGGGAGCCGTCCCGGAAACGATTCTTCCGAAGGACGCTGGCGAGTTCCCAGGCGACCTGGAGCCGTTCGCTCAATTGGTCGCGCGCCGGGCCCTTTAGAATCGCGTAGGCCTGACGGTAAGTCAGGCGCTTCGCGCTTCGGATCACCGTCCGGGCAAATCGCGCTGTTTTCGTTCGGCCCTCTTTCGTAAATTCCAGGAAGACGGAGTGAGTGAGCCGATTCACGTCTGGATTCAGGCTGCAGACGCCATTACTTAGCCGTTCCGGCAACATGGGAATCACTCGATCGGGCAGGTAAACGCTGTTGCCGCGTTTGCGCGCTTCCCGGTCGAGGGCATTCCCGGGCTTCACGTAGGCGGCCACATCCGCAATATGGACACCGAGCTTCCAGCCGCCGCCTTGGATTCGTTCGACGTCGATGGCGTCGTCAAAATCGCGCGCGTCATCCGGATCGATCGTGACGATGAATTTGCCGCGCAGGTCTTCGCGTCCTTCGAACATTTCCTCGGCGACGATTTCCGGAATCCGTTCTGCTTCCTCGAGGACTGGCTTCGGAAATTCCGTTGGCAGATGGTACTTCCGGATAATCGAAAGCATGTCCACGCCCGGTGCGGAACTGGCGCCGAGCACTTCGATGATTTCGCCTTCCGGATTAACGTGGCGCGATTCCCACGACTCGAGGCGAACCACCACTTTGTCGCCGCGGCGAGCTGTCCGCCCTGTAGCGGCGGTCTCAGACCGCCGATCCGCGTCCGCAGGCAAGCCACGTTCTCGGCGGTCTGAGACCGCCGCTACAGATGGGCTATGAACGTAAACGTTATGGACGATGCGGGGATCGTCGGGCACGACGTAAAAGAAGTTCTTCGATTGCTCGAGCGTGCCGACGATCGTGTCGTGCGCGCGTTCGAGAATGCGGATAACACGTCCTTCGGCGCGATCGCGGCCTTTGGCCCGGGCAAAGCGCTCGTCGCGGGTGATGCGGGCCACCACCTTGTCGCCATGCATGGCCGTGCCGGTGTTCTCGGCGGCGATGAACAGGTCCTGCTCGCCCGGTGTTTCCCGTGGGAGAAAGGCGTAACCCGCTTGATGAACAGAGAGCGTTCCCGTCACCAGATCGGCTTCCGAAGGAAGGACATAACGGTTCTTCCTGATTCGCGCGATTTCGCCGGCCTGCTCCA
This Chthoniobacterales bacterium DNA region includes the following protein-coding sequences:
- the ppdK gene encoding pyruvate, phosphate dikinase translates to MTKKTRARTSAKRSPSKKQKKTRYVYAFGAGKADGAGNMKPLLGGKGANLAEMTRIGLPVPPGFTITTEVCTYFYAHKRTYPASLQAEIEKGVANMERIMGVRFGDTENMPLLVAVRSGARDSMPGMMDTILNLGLNDQTVKALVRATNNERFAWDCYRRFIQMYGDVVMGVQKREGEDHEPFESAIEHYKDERYGQHNIDDSKLTAADYQALVERFKKLVKDRTGQAFPNDPWDQLKGAAGAVFGSWMNDRAIVYRRKYNIPEEWGTAVNVQAMVYGNTGANSGSGVAFTRNPANGANEFYGEFLINAQGEDVVAGVRTPQPVIELKKAMPKCYAELLKVRSILEKHFRDVQDVEFTIQDGKLFMLQTRNGKRTAAAALKFSMDMCREKLIDWKTVILRNPADQLDQLLAPIFDAAEIKKAEAIATGLPAGPGAASGKIYLNADRAAAAAEKGQKVLLVRNETSPEDLRGMIAAEGILTAKGGVSSHAALVARQMGKVCICGASALHIDYAKKTVSVGRQIFKEGEDFLSIDGTTGTVYAGQLATAPSEIITGTLHGDKAAQKTEKFKAFNQLMTWCGKVSRLDVRCNADNPEQTENALAFGAVGIGLTRTEHMFFEGDRIDAMREMILAENVDDRKAALAKLLPYQREDFTGIFRALKGYPATIRFLDPPLHEFLPHDAESQAALAKKMGVTAEKIAARVEQLHEFNPMLGHRGCRLGIAYPEITEMQARAVFEAAAEVAKQKIKVKPEIMIPLVGFRKEFDLQAEIVRRVAGEVMAEKKVKFDYLVGTMIEVPRGALTADEVAKSAEFFSFGTNDLTQMALGISRDDMGNFLMPYVENEIFKKNPFASLDQTGVGQLMQIAVEKGRKSRPKIKLGICGEHGGDPESVKFCHRLGLAYVSCSPFRVPIARLAAAQAALDK
- a CDS encoding DNA-binding protein, encoding MDSVIEAKELQIERKRFHVEFRENDRGKFLRITEEAHGRRNTIIVPSTGVNDFTAAIGEVLGINGQAPGP
- the rnr gene encoding ribonuclease R, with the protein product MKENENQLREQILRLLRAPKYRPLDKVELAKALGRKSGVRMNLNAILREMEQAGEIARIRKNRYVLPSEADLVTGTLSVHQAGYAFLPRETPGEQDLFIAAENTGTAMHGDKVVARITRDERFARAKGRDRAEGRVIRILERAHDTIVGTLEQSKNFFYVVPDDPRIVHNVYVHSPSVAAVSDRRERGLPADADRRSETAATGRTARRGDKVVVRLESWESRHVNPEGEIIEVLGASSAPGVDMLSIIRKYHLPTEFPKPVLEEAERIPEIVAEEMFEGREDLRGKFIVTIDPDDARDFDDAIDVERIQGGGWKLGVHIADVAAYVKPGNALDREARKRGNSVYLPDRVIPMLPERLSNGVCSLNPDVNRLTHSVFLEFTKEGRTKTARFARTVIRSAKRLTYRQAYAILKGPARDQLSERLQVAWELASVLRKNRFRDGSLDLDFPEVKVRLDPEGKPIELERIENDESHQLIEEFMLAANEAVARELKNRLVPTIYRVHENPDPEKLGEYRELILSYGYKVGDLSKRTELQRLLASLRGKPEEQALKIGLLKSLKRARYAPQPLGHYGLAKNNYAHFTSPIRRYADLVVHRGLAGLEAPSGKGGARRPSQLDMGSVATIAEHISETERVAAEAEMDGVKMKKLEFFQRQLDARDPQVFRATVLEVKNFGLLVELPDVLLTGLIHVSSLTDDFYVYEAAQRRLIGRQSRRRFSVGDQLKVYVARVDIFKRQVDFAIAEERPAKTRSRSSRRR